The genomic segment ACGCGTTCGACGAGCTCGGGCCTGGATGTGAGCAGGTGCAGCGCGACGATGGCGCCCGAGCTGCTGCCGAACACGCGGGCGGGCCGGCCGGGTGCGAGCAGGTCGAGCAGGCGGGCCGCGTCGTCGGCGTGTTCGGGCACGTGCTGCTCGGCGCCGGGGTCGTCCAGTGTGCTGCGGGACATGCCGCGCGGATCGTAGGTGATGACCCGGTAGTCGGTGGCGAGGTCCTCGGCGAGGGTGTCGACCGAGGCCGCGCCACCCGAGCCGCCGGGGATCAGCAGGAGCGGCGGGCCGTCGCCGCGTACGTCGTAGTGCAGGGTCGCGCCGTCGACGCGCAGGGTGCCGGTCATGCCGGGTCTCCTTCTCGTGGCCAGTGCTGCAGGAGCGTGTGCAGGGCGTCGAGGGCACGGACCCAGGACTCCTGGGGCGTGCGCTGGTGGGCGAAGCCGCCGGCGGTCTCCAGTGCGACGAAGCCGTGGAAGGTGCTGCGCAGGAGCCGGACGGCGTCGGTGAGGTCGGGTTCGGCCAGGTCGTAGGCGCGCAGGAGGCGGTAGGTCAGCTCGACCGCGCGCCGGGGTCCGGGTGCCTGTGCGGCCAGTTCGGGGTCGATCGGGACGGGGGTCTGGGTGGCCAGGTAGCGGCCGGGGTGTTCGCGGGCGTAGTCGCGCCAGGCGTCGGCGTAGGCGATCAGGGCTTCCCTGCCCGCCAGTCCGGCCATGGCCTCGGCGATGCGGATGGTCTTCTCGTCGGCCGCGAGCAGGGCGATCCGGCCGCGCAGGTCTTCGAGGTTGCGGACGTGGGTGTACAGGCTGGCGTCCTTGACGCCGAGGCGCCGTGCCACCGCCGACATGGTCACCTGGTCGAGCCCGGCTTCGTCGGCGAGTTCGGCGGCCGCGAGGGTCACTCGCTGCGTGGTCAGTCCGGCTCGCACCATGCCGCCACCTTAACCTAGGAGGTCTAGGCATTTCCTAGAACCCCTAGGTTCAGCGTGGCGGCTTGCCTTCCCAGGCGGCGTCCCAGGTCTTCGGGCCGAGCAGGCCGGAGTCCTTGATGCCGTTGGCGCGCTGGAGGTCGAGCACGGCCTGCCTGGTCTTGTCGAGGTAGCAGCCGGTGCCGGTGAACCCGTAGCCGAAGTTGTTCATCCGCAGCTGGAAGGTCTTCAGCGGCTCGGCGCAGTCGCCGTAGTCGTAGACCACGCCCGGCCACGGCGGTTTGACGTTCGGGTCGGGCGCGGGCGGCGGGGTGCCGGAGCCGCCCATGTAGGCGGACTCGGCGTAGGTGGGTTTCCGCTTGCTCCTGGCGTCGGCGTCGGCCTTGAGCCCGAGCTTGGTGGCGCACTCCCACGGCTGCCAGCCGCGCATGCGGTAGAGGTAGAGCGCGCGGTAGTCCTGCTCGGCGGGGGCGGCCTGGTCGGGGCGGCCCGCTCCCCCGACGCTGCGCCAGGTGGGCAGGTCGAACTGGTAGGCACCGTAGTAGCCGTTGCCGGTGTTGGTCTCGTAGCGCCCACCGGACTCGCACATCCGCAGCTTGGCCCAGGAGTTCGCGGGCGGGTCGGCGACGGCCGACGTGGTCGGCACCAGCTGCAGCGCGAACACCGCGGCGACGAGCACGGCCATCCGGCGAATCGATCCGACCATGCGCTGAACAGTAGGTATTGACGCTGCGTGACCACAAGTGTCACAGGCGGAACACCAGCCACTCGTGCACCCCTCGGGTCACCGTCGCGATCCGGACACATTCCCCGGATCCCGCCCGCCCCGGCTGACGGGAGGCCGTAGCCTGCCCGCGCAACGACCCCCTCGCACGCCTGGAGTCCCCGCAAGCCATGAGCACGACCTCCCCCGACACCACGCCGGCCGATACGGTCCGCGACCGGCGCCGCGAGCAGCGCGGCTGGTACTTCTACGACTGGGCCAACTCGGCCTTCTACACCACGGTGATGGCGGTGTTCGGCTCGATCTACATGAGCTCGGTGGCCGCCGCCGACGCCAGGACCGACCTCACCCGCAACGGCCCGACGCCCTGCGTGGACGCGGGCGGCGCCGAGTCGACGCTGGTCAACTGCGACATCAGCCTGCTGGGGCTGACCTTCCCGGCGGGTTCGCTGTGGGGCTACCTGCTGTCGGTGGCCACGGTGATCCAGGTGGTGGTGCTGCCGGTCAGCGGTGCGATCGCCGACCGCAGCCAGTACAAGAAGCGGTTCCTGGCCGGGTTCGCCTTCCTCGGCGCGGTGTCCTCGGCACTGCTGTTCTTCATGGCGGGCACGAACTGGCAGATCGGGATCCTGTTCTTCATCCTGGCCAACATCGGCTACGGCGCCTCGATCGCGATCTACTACTCGTTCCTGCCCGGCATCGCCACCCCCGACGAGCGGGACGCGGTCTCGACCAAGGGCTGGGCGTTCGGCTACCTCGGTGGTGGCGTGGCACTGGGCCTGCAACTGGCGTTCTACCTCAACCACGAGGCGCTGGGCGTCGAGGAGTCGATGGCGGTGCGGATCTGCTTCCTCACCACCGGCCTGTGGTGGGCGGCGTTCACGCTGATCCCGGTGCTGTGGCTGCGGGAGACCCCGCCGGTGCACCGCGAGCCGGACGGCCGGTCGGTGCTCACCGCGGGCTTCGCCGAGCTGCGGCACACCTTCCGCTCGGCCAAGGCGTTCCCGCTGACGCTGGCGTTCCTGGGCAGCTACCTGATCTACACCGACGGCATCTCCACGGTGGTGACGATCTCGGCGCAGTACGGCAAGGAGGAGCTCAAGCACCCGACCGAGGTGCTGATCGTGACGATCCTGGTGATCCAGTTCGTGGCGTACTTCGGCGGCATGGCGCACGGGCTGCTGGCGCGGCGGATCGGGGCGAAGAAGACGATCATCGTCAGCCTCGCCGCGTGGATCGTGGTGCTGGGCGGGGCGTACTTCGTCCAGGCCGGGCAGGCGCTGCAGTTCTACCTGGTCGCGGTGGGGATCGGGCTGGTGCTGGGTGGAACGAACGCGTTGTCGCGCTCGTTGTTCAGCCAGATGATCCCGGCGGGCAAGGAGGCGCAGTACTACGCGCTGTACGAGGTCGGCGAGCGCGGCACCTCGTGGCTGGGGCCGCTGGTGTTCGCCGCGGTCGGCCAGGCGACCGGGTCGTTCCGGCTCGGCGTGCTGGCACTGGTCGCGTTCTTCGTGGTCGGGATCGTCCTCGTGGCGCTGATCCCGGTGCGGCGGGCGATCGCGGCGGCGGGAAACCGCGAGCCCGCGATCGTGTGAAGGAGCCGACCGATAGGGTCGAATTTTGTGACTGTGCCATCAACGCCCGTGCCGGCGCCCGACCCGACCGACGCCCTCTCGTCGGTACCGGTGGCCGGGTTCCGGCGGAACACCCCGGCCGCGGGGAAGCTGAAGTTCTGCTACGGCCCGATGGACTGCGGCAAGTCCACCCTGGCCCTGCAGATCGACCACAACCACGCGCGGCAGGGCAGGCGCGGGCTGCTGCTGGTGCGCCACGACCGCTCCGGGGCGCCGCAGATCTCCAGCCGCATCGGGATCACCCGGCGGGCGGTGGAGGTGGGTGAGCGGACCGATCTGCGGTTACTGGTGCGGGACCAGTGGGTACAGGGACAGCACGTGGACTACCTCATCGTCGATGAGGCCCAGTTCCTGTCGCCGGAACAGGTCGAACAGCTCGCCGAGCTGGCCGACGACGCGCAGCTGGACGTCTACTGCTTCGGGATCGCCACGGATTTCCGGAGCCTGCTGTTCCCCGGGGCCCGGCGGCTGTTCGAACTGGCCGACGAGCTGCAGCCGGTGCAGGTGGAGGTGTTGTGCTGGTGCGGGCTCCCGGGCCGGTTCAACGCCAGGGTGGCCGACGGGGAGGTGCTGCGTGCCGGGGACACCGTGTTCGTCGCGGATACCGATCAGGCGAAAGTTGAAAATTCACCCTCGGCACACGATCATCCCGACGCGATCACCGTGCGTTACCAAGTATTGTGCCGCCGCCACTTCCGGCACGGGGAACTGGGCCCGCGTGCCGGGGAGCACGGCCAGCTACGGCTGACCTGAATGGCATCAACCTAGCCCAATCGGGGGATATCCCCAGAAAGAAGGCCGAATGCGCGTCACATCGGCGCGCCGGCCGACTCCCTTGAGAGTAAGCCGTTGACGACGGGTGACCCACCTCATCGTGAGCGACGACATGCCAGTCCGGGAATCCTGCGGACCGGTCCGTCGTTGCATAGGGTGAGCATCGCCCAGGCTCCACCCGGAGCCGACTGAAAGGACCCCATCATGGCCGACCGTGTACTCCGAGGAAGCCGGCTGGGAGCCGTCAGCTACGAGACCGACCGGAACCACGACCTGGCGCCGCGGCGCGCGGTGCGTTACTCGTGTCCGAAGGGGCACGAGTTCGAGGTTCCGTTCTCCGACGACGCCGAGATCCCCTCGGTGTGGGAGTGCCGTCTGCACGGCAGCGAATCCGAGATCGTCGACGGCGGACAGCCCGAGCAGAAGCAGGTCAAGCCACCGCGCACGCACTGGGACATGCTCCTGGAGCGCCGGTCCATCCCGGAACTGGAGGACCTGCTCAACGAGCGGCTCGAGGAGCTGAAGGGACGGCGGACGACCCGTTCGGCCTGAGTCACCCACTACCGGAAGCCCCCGTGTCCTCCCGCCACGGGGGCTTTTCGCTGCGCTCGTACGGGCTCGTGTGCGCTCGTGTGGGTGAGGTCACCGCGTCCTGACCTGAGCGGGCGCACCGGTTGGGGAAGAATTCCGCGCATGACCGAGAACGCCCTCAGCCCTGACGAAGCCTTGGCCATGCTGCTCGACGGAAACCGCCGGTTCGTCGACGGGACGCGTGAACACCCCCACCAGGACGCGGACTACCGGGCCGCGATCGCGCCGGCGCAGCACCCGTTCGCGGTGCTGTTCGGCTGCTCCGATTCGCGGCTGGCCGCGGAGATCATCTTCGACCGCGGCCTGGGCGACCTGTTCGTGGTGCGCACCGCGGGGCACGTCCTCGGCCCGGAGGTGCTGGGCAGCATCGAGTACGGCGTCGAGGTGCTGGGCGCGCCGCTGGTCGCGGTGCTGGGGCACGACTCGTGCGGGGCCATCGCCGCCGCGCAGCAGGCGATGGTCTCCGGCTCACGCCCCACGGGCTTCACCCGCGACGTGGTGGAGCGGGTGATGCTGAGCGTGCTGGCCGCCCGGGACGGGCTCGCCGACGGTGACACGGCCGTCGAGGAGCACACTCGCTACACGGTGGACCTGCTGGTGGACCGGTCGCACGCGATCGCGAAGCGGGTCGCCGACGGCACATGCGCGGTGGCGGGGTTGACTTATCGGCTTGGTGAGGGAAGCGCTCGGGTCATCGCCAGTCGGGGGCTGCGGACGGACTGAGAACCGCCCCGGTTTTTAGTGTGACCACGGCGAAGAGGGCCCTGTCAAGGCGGGAAAGATGCCCTGACAGGGCCCTCTTCGCCGTGTTTTTGGCTGGGGACCGGGGCGGGCTGGAGGGTCTGGGCGATTGAGCCCGTTGGGTGCCCGGCCGGCGGTCGCGTCGGGGGTGAGGGCGGATACCGGGGTCCCAGGGCGGCGAGTGTCACGAATGTGGCTTTGGGGGCGGAATCGGCCCCCAAAGCCACATTCGTGTCCCGAAGGGGGCCGCGAGTGTGGGGTTCGGGTGCACGAGTGTGGGAGTCGGCTTCCTGAGTGTGGGACTCGCCCGGGATGGGGCGATGGCGGGCGAGTCGCACGTTCCTGCAGCCGAAACCCACACTCGGGTAGCTGAACCTCGCGTTCAGGCAGCCGAGACCCACGCTGGGGTCAGGCGCGGCGGCGGCTGAACAGGGTCCGGAGCTGGTGCCAGCGGTGCTTGGCGCCCCAGATGCCCACGCGCAGGATCGCCTCGAACACGATCGAGCTGCTCATCTTCGAGTCGCCGATTTCGCGTTCGGTGAAGGTGATGGGTACCTCGACCACCTCGAAGCCCTGCTCGGCGGTGCGCCAGGCCAGGTCGATCTGGAAGCAGTACCCGGCCGAGGCGATCTCGTCCAGCGGGAGCTTCTGCAGCACCTCGCGGCGATAGGCCCGGAACCCGGCGGTGATGTCCTTGATGCCCGCGCCCAGGCAGATCCCGGCGTAGACGTTGGCCAGCTTCGAGAGCAGCTGGCGCCGGAACGGCCAGTTCACCACGTGGCCGCCGGGGACGTACCGCGAGCCGAGCACCAGGTCGGCGTCGCCGAGGGCCTCGAGTACGCGTGGGAGGTCTTCCGGGGCGTGCGAGCCGTCGGCGTCCATCTCCACGATGGTGTTGTAGTCGCGCTCCAGGCCCCAGCCGAAGCCCGCGACGTAGGCCGCGCCCAGCCCGGCCTTCTCCGTGCGGTGCAGCACCCGCACCCGCTCGTCCTTCTCGGCCAGCTCGTCGGCCAGCTCACCGGTGCCGTCCGGGCTGCCGTCGTCGACGACCAGCGCGTGTACCCCGGGCAGGGCCGTGTGCAACCGGGTCAGGAGCGGTGCCAGGTTCTCCCGTTCGTTGTAGGTCGGGATCACCACCAGCACCGGTTCGATCGGCTGTGCCCCCCGTGGCGCCTGCGCCATCCGCTAGTCCTCCGTGTTTCCGCTTGTCCCGGCGTCGGCACGCCGGGTCCGTAGCCGGACGATGCCGCCGGCCAGTACCCCTGCCACCGCCAGCCCGGTCACCCCGGTGTCCGGCCACGCTCCGAGTTGATCCGACAGCGTAGTCTGCCGCCGCAGCGGCACGCGCTCGACCAACGAGGCCGCGGTGAACAGGCTGGTCGAGCGCGTAACGCCACCGTCGGGTCCGACGATAGCGCTCACCCCGCTGGTGGCAGGCACCACGACCGCCCGGCCGTGTTCCACCGCACGCAACCGCGACATCGCCAGCTGCTGGTAGCTCATCTCGCTGAACCCGTACCAGGCGTTGTTGGTCGGGGTGAACAGCACTTCGGCGCCGGCGAGCACGGCTTCGCGCGCCGGATAGTCGAAGGCGACCTCGTAGCAGATCGTGGTGCCGAAGACCAGGCCGCGGCTGTGCAGCGCGGGTGGTTCGCCCGTGCCGGGCAGCATGTCGCCGGTGTCGTCGACGAACGGGGTGACCAGCCGGGCGAGGTCGCGGGCCGGCACATACTCGCCGAAGGGCACCAGCTGCTGTTTGGAGTACCGCTCCCCCGGCCCGGTCTCCGGGTCCCACACGATCATCGAGTTCTGCGCTTCGCCGGCGGCGGTGCGGTAGACCGCGCCGACGAGCATCGGCACGCCGAACTCGCGGGCCAGCCGGTCGAGTTCGGGGTCGCGGCGGCCTTCGACGACGTCGGTGGCGGTCTCCGGCCACACCACCACGTCCGGCTTGGGCACGCGCCCGGCGCGGATGTCGGCGAGCAGGCGCTCGCTCTGCAGCAGGTGGTTCTCCCGCAGCTCGCGGCGGCGGCCCTGCAGCGCCAGCCCGACGTTGGGCGCGTTGCCCTGCACGATCGCGACGGTCACCGAGCCCTGCTGGGCGTCCGTGCCGATGGACGGCCACACCGCGAGCCCGGCCACCAGCGGCAGCACCGCGGCCACCGCGGCGGTCACCACCACACCGCGGCTCCGGGCGCGGATCAGCGCGGCGAGCCCGAACCCGGTCAGCACCACGGCGAAGCCGACCAGCGGGGCGCCGCCGATCGAGGCGAGCGGCAGGTAGGCGCCTTCGGGCTGGGTGAAGGCCACCCGGCCCCAGGCGAACCCGCCCATCGGCCACACCGAGCGCGGCAGCTCGATCGCGACGACCACCAGCGCCATCCACACCGGCGCGCCGGGCAGCCGTGCCACCCAGGTGTTGAGCCCCCCGCACACGCCGATGAACGCGGCCAGCACCGCGGAGACACCCAGCCACGGGTACACGCCGAAGTCGTCGCCGAGGAAGTCGTTGAGCCAGGTGAACAGCGGGACGAACCAGCCGAGGCCGAACACGAAGCCGTAGCCGAACCCGCCCCAGAACCGGCGGCCGTGCGCCACCAGTGCCCAGCCGGCGAAGGCGAGCGGCGCCAGCCACCACAGCGGCCGGGGCGCGAAGCTGAGGTAGAGCAGCACCCCGGAGGCGGCCGCGCCCAGCAGGCGCAGCAACCAGGGCCGCCACGCGCGGCGTGCCCGGC from the Amycolatopsis magusensis genome contains:
- a CDS encoding carbonic anhydrase: MTENALSPDEALAMLLDGNRRFVDGTREHPHQDADYRAAIAPAQHPFAVLFGCSDSRLAAEIIFDRGLGDLFVVRTAGHVLGPEVLGSIEYGVEVLGAPLVAVLGHDSCGAIAAAQQAMVSGSRPTGFTRDVVERVMLSVLAARDGLADGDTAVEEHTRYTVDLLVDRSHAIAKRVADGTCAVAGLTYRLGEGSARVIASRGLRTD
- a CDS encoding transglycosylase family protein, translated to MAVLVAAVFALQLVPTTSAVADPPANSWAKLRMCESGGRYETNTGNGYYGAYQFDLPTWRSVGGAGRPDQAAPAEQDYRALYLYRMRGWQPWECATKLGLKADADARSKRKPTYAESAYMGGSGTPPPAPDPNVKPPWPGVVYDYGDCAEPLKTFQLRMNNFGYGFTGTGCYLDKTRQAVLDLQRANGIKDSGLLGPKTWDAAWEGKPPR
- a CDS encoding RNA polymerase-binding protein RbpA gives rise to the protein MADRVLRGSRLGAVSYETDRNHDLAPRRAVRYSCPKGHEFEVPFSDDAEIPSVWECRLHGSESEIVDGGQPEQKQVKPPRTHWDMLLERRSIPELEDLLNERLEELKGRRTTRSA
- a CDS encoding thymidine kinase, with product MPSTPVPAPDPTDALSSVPVAGFRRNTPAAGKLKFCYGPMDCGKSTLALQIDHNHARQGRRGLLLVRHDRSGAPQISSRIGITRRAVEVGERTDLRLLVRDQWVQGQHVDYLIVDEAQFLSPEQVEQLAELADDAQLDVYCFGIATDFRSLLFPGARRLFELADELQPVQVEVLCWCGLPGRFNARVADGEVLRAGDTVFVADTDQAKVENSPSAHDHPDAITVRYQVLCRRHFRHGELGPRAGEHGQLRLT
- a CDS encoding MFS transporter: MSTTSPDTTPADTVRDRRREQRGWYFYDWANSAFYTTVMAVFGSIYMSSVAAADARTDLTRNGPTPCVDAGGAESTLVNCDISLLGLTFPAGSLWGYLLSVATVIQVVVLPVSGAIADRSQYKKRFLAGFAFLGAVSSALLFFMAGTNWQIGILFFILANIGYGASIAIYYSFLPGIATPDERDAVSTKGWAFGYLGGGVALGLQLAFYLNHEALGVEESMAVRICFLTTGLWWAAFTLIPVLWLRETPPVHREPDGRSVLTAGFAELRHTFRSAKAFPLTLAFLGSYLIYTDGISTVVTISAQYGKEELKHPTEVLIVTILVIQFVAYFGGMAHGLLARRIGAKKTIIVSLAAWIVVLGGAYFVQAGQALQFYLVAVGIGLVLGGTNALSRSLFSQMIPAGKEAQYYALYEVGERGTSWLGPLVFAAVGQATGSFRLGVLALVAFFVVGIVLVALIPVRRAIAAAGNREPAIV
- a CDS encoding TetR-like C-terminal domain-containing protein, which encodes MVRAGLTTQRVTLAAAELADEAGLDQVTMSAVARRLGVKDASLYTHVRNLEDLRGRIALLAADEKTIRIAEAMAGLAGREALIAYADAWRDYAREHPGRYLATQTPVPIDPELAAQAPGPRRAVELTYRLLRAYDLAEPDLTDAVRLLRSTFHGFVALETAGGFAHQRTPQESWVRALDALHTLLQHWPREGDPA
- a CDS encoding polyprenol monophosphomannose synthase, whose amino-acid sequence is MAQAPRGAQPIEPVLVVIPTYNERENLAPLLTRLHTALPGVHALVVDDGSPDGTGELADELAEKDERVRVLHRTEKAGLGAAYVAGFGWGLERDYNTIVEMDADGSHAPEDLPRVLEALGDADLVLGSRYVPGGHVVNWPFRRQLLSKLANVYAGICLGAGIKDITAGFRAYRREVLQKLPLDEIASAGYCFQIDLAWRTAEQGFEVVEVPITFTEREIGDSKMSSSIVFEAILRVGIWGAKHRWHQLRTLFSRRRA
- the lnt gene encoding apolipoprotein N-acyltransferase is translated as MTVTATAAEPVPGRARRAWRPWLLRLLGAAASGVLLYLSFAPRPLWWLAPLAFAGWALVAHGRRFWGGFGYGFVFGLGWFVPLFTWLNDFLGDDFGVYPWLGVSAVLAAFIGVCGGLNTWVARLPGAPVWMALVVVAIELPRSVWPMGGFAWGRVAFTQPEGAYLPLASIGGAPLVGFAVVLTGFGLAALIRARSRGVVVTAAVAAVLPLVAGLAVWPSIGTDAQQGSVTVAIVQGNAPNVGLALQGRRRELRENHLLQSERLLADIRAGRVPKPDVVVWPETATDVVEGRRDPELDRLAREFGVPMLVGAVYRTAAGEAQNSMIVWDPETGPGERYSKQQLVPFGEYVPARDLARLVTPFVDDTGDMLPGTGEPPALHSRGLVFGTTICYEVAFDYPAREAVLAGAEVLFTPTNNAWYGFSEMSYQQLAMSRLRAVEHGRAVVVPATSGVSAIVGPDGGVTRSTSLFTAASLVERVPLRRQTTLSDQLGAWPDTGVTGLAVAGVLAGGIVRLRTRRADAGTSGNTED